Proteins encoded together in one uncultured Fibrobacter sp. window:
- a CDS encoding peptidylprolyl isomerase, whose amino-acid sequence MKIADKTVVQMHYTLTSDEGKVIDSSEGREPLQYIQGAHMIVVGLEKAMVGHDVGDKFDVKVIPSEGYGEYNEEMTQEVPLDVFQGVDKVVEGMMFYAQTPAGPMPIRVKSVSEKTAVIDANHELAGQNLNFAIEVVSVREATEEDLKPLGHHCCCGGDGEGNHECECGGHGNKENCDGKGGCGCEHHAEHHG is encoded by the coding sequence ATGAAGATTGCTGACAAGACCGTTGTCCAGATGCACTACACCCTGACCTCCGACGAAGGCAAGGTCATCGATTCCTCCGAAGGCCGCGAACCGCTGCAGTACATTCAGGGCGCCCACATGATCGTGGTCGGTCTCGAAAAGGCAATGGTCGGCCACGATGTGGGCGACAAGTTCGACGTCAAGGTGATTCCGTCCGAAGGCTACGGCGAATACAACGAAGAAATGACTCAGGAAGTCCCGCTGGACGTTTTCCAGGGTGTCGACAAGGTTGTCGAAGGCATGATGTTCTACGCCCAGACTCCGGCCGGCCCGATGCCGATCCGCGTGAAATCCGTTTCTGAAAAGACCGCCGTCATCGACGCCAACCACGAACTCGCTGGCCAGAACCTGAACTTCGCCATTGAAGTCGTTTCCGTGCGCGAAGCTACCGAAGAAGACCTGAAGCCCCTGGGACACCACTGCTGCTGTGGCGGCGATGGCGAAGGCAATCACGAATGCGAATGCGGTGGCCATGGCAACAAGGAAAACTGCGACGGCAAGGGCGGCTGCGGCTGCGAACACCACGCCGAGCACCACGGCTAA
- a CDS encoding NAD(P)-dependent oxidoreductase, with translation MIALVTGGAGVVGKALCRELLACGVCVRVLVLPGDTQAGFLPEGVEVFYGDVSDADSIREAFAGVDLVYHLAAILLSTKPGAFERINAGGTCNVVNAAKAAGVKRLVYVSSISVTYPVLTEYGKSKLAGESYVKNSGLEWTIVRPTLVISSPIGTGGIEFNMFVAYVKRFPVYFMPGGGKCLKRPVKSVDLVKGIALAGLSEHAVGKTYALAGETVLSMADMAKAVLKQAGKRHLMVPLPWWISKKLAVLKSWIGGRPVTAEQALAGFLYDAAPDIENAKVDLGYKPGSPLGI, from the coding sequence ATGATTGCTTTGGTGACGGGTGGCGCAGGCGTCGTAGGGAAGGCGCTCTGTCGGGAACTTTTAGCGTGCGGTGTGTGTGTGCGCGTGCTTGTGCTCCCGGGCGATACCCAGGCTGGGTTTTTACCCGAGGGGGTGGAAGTTTTTTATGGGGATGTATCGGACGCGGATTCAATTCGCGAAGCCTTTGCCGGCGTAGATTTGGTGTACCATCTCGCCGCGATACTCCTTTCTACTAAACCGGGCGCCTTTGAACGCATCAATGCCGGTGGAACGTGCAATGTCGTGAATGCGGCTAAAGCGGCGGGTGTCAAGCGCCTGGTCTACGTGTCAAGCATTTCGGTAACGTACCCCGTACTTACGGAGTATGGCAAAAGTAAATTGGCAGGGGAGTCTTACGTCAAAAATTCCGGCCTGGAATGGACTATCGTTCGCCCGACGCTTGTTATCAGTTCACCAATCGGTACGGGCGGAATCGAATTCAACATGTTCGTGGCCTACGTAAAGCGTTTCCCGGTGTATTTTATGCCGGGGGGTGGCAAGTGCCTCAAGCGTCCCGTCAAAAGCGTAGACCTGGTCAAGGGAATAGCCCTTGCGGGCCTTTCCGAACATGCGGTGGGAAAAACGTATGCCTTGGCGGGGGAGACTGTGCTTTCGATGGCAGATATGGCCAAGGCTGTCTTGAAACAGGCCGGCAAGCGTCATTTGATGGTGCCCTTGCCGTGGTGGATTTCCAAGAAACTCGCTGTCTTAAAGAGCTGGATTGGCGGCCGCCCGGTGACGGCGGAGCAGGCCTTGGCAGGCTTTTTGTACGATGCCGCTCCCGATATCGAAAATGCGAAGGTTGATTTGGGCTATAAACCCGGTTCGCCCTTAGGAATTTGA
- a CDS encoding Trm112 family protein: MFDTNLLNILCCPETRGKLKLASDECLAALNQSISAGTLKNVAGEKVTEPLTEALSTEDNSRVYPVREGIPVLLADEAILL; the protein is encoded by the coding sequence ATGTTCGATACGAATCTTTTGAATATTCTTTGCTGCCCTGAAACTAGGGGTAAGCTGAAATTGGCGTCTGACGAATGCTTGGCCGCCTTGAACCAATCTATTTCTGCCGGCACGCTCAAGAATGTTGCCGGTGAAAAGGTGACAGAGCCTTTGACCGAGGCTCTTTCTACCGAGGACAATTCCAGGGTGTATCCGGTTCGCGAAGGAATCCCGGTTCTTTTGGCGGACGAAGCAATTTTGCTCTAA
- a CDS encoding DnaA/Hda family protein yields MTNSVALLNSESSVWQLTLDRLRLECNDYFGLTILDTVSYEGLFDGIVRLSVPDELRENWVKAHYADIMRKAFAEVLGDSFVDFKISIAAAEKGVQVMATPAAPKLAPARARVATPKKRAPRIKLSLYADYTFDNFIEGDCNSTACEACKSVAENPGDPALNPLFVYGKSGLGKTHLLQSIAAQIVKTKPGTRVVYCQAFDFVHDATAMYKALKLKTGNARQLAEAFQDKYENCDILLLDDIQLLEYKKFCQEKLAILIKHLRTLGKQVVLSCDRHPSNFNRLEDGEVPPERKLSPDAIPSISAKLLAPLESCVAVGIDVPDLTTRIKLIQKKSMNIPFLDRDREEICRFLSLPPRENVRVIEGMLNGIRALNQFCEENLDLNVVKRLVAPPGTTGVEELSVKGIAETVALEFGTDLMALTSKRQDAGVALPRKVAMYLCREMTNTSLVNIGEFFNRDYSSVIAAIRSLAKQMDNDEDLARKVKDIRYLLEA; encoded by the coding sequence GTGACAAACTCTGTTGCTCTCTTGAATTCGGAATCTTCGGTCTGGCAGTTGACTCTGGACCGTTTGCGCCTGGAATGTAATGACTATTTCGGTCTGACTATTTTGGATACGGTCAGCTACGAAGGACTTTTTGACGGTATTGTACGTCTTTCTGTCCCCGATGAACTTCGTGAAAATTGGGTGAAGGCGCATTATGCCGATATTATGCGCAAGGCTTTTGCCGAAGTCTTGGGCGATTCATTTGTTGATTTCAAGATTTCTATTGCTGCTGCTGAAAAGGGCGTGCAGGTGATGGCTACTCCGGCCGCTCCGAAGCTTGCTCCGGCTCGTGCCCGTGTCGCTACTCCTAAGAAGCGTGCTCCGCGTATTAAGCTTTCTTTGTATGCCGACTATACCTTTGACAACTTTATCGAAGGTGATTGCAACAGCACCGCCTGCGAAGCTTGCAAGTCCGTTGCAGAAAACCCGGGCGATCCGGCCTTGAATCCTCTTTTTGTGTATGGTAAGTCTGGTCTTGGCAAAACCCATTTGCTCCAGTCCATTGCCGCCCAAATTGTAAAAACGAAGCCCGGTACGCGTGTCGTCTATTGTCAGGCTTTTGATTTTGTACACGATGCTACGGCCATGTACAAGGCCCTGAAACTCAAGACGGGTAACGCCCGCCAACTCGCCGAAGCCTTCCAGGATAAATACGAAAATTGCGATATCTTGCTTCTGGACGACATCCAGCTTCTGGAATACAAGAAGTTCTGCCAAGAAAAGCTGGCTATCCTGATCAAGCATTTGCGTACGCTCGGAAAGCAGGTTGTGTTGTCTTGCGACCGTCATCCTTCCAACTTTAACCGCTTGGAAGATGGCGAAGTTCCGCCTGAACGCAAACTGTCTCCCGACGCTATCCCGAGTATTTCGGCAAAGCTCTTGGCTCCGCTGGAATCTTGCGTTGCCGTCGGTATCGATGTTCCGGACTTGACGACACGAATCAAGCTGATTCAAAAGAAATCGATGAATATTCCGTTCCTCGATCGTGACCGCGAAGAAATTTGCAGGTTCCTTTCGCTGCCGCCGCGCGAAAATGTCCGCGTGATCGAAGGCATGCTGAACGGTATTCGAGCCTTGAATCAATTTTGCGAAGAGAATCTTGACCTGAATGTGGTAAAGCGCTTGGTGGCCCCTCCGGGAACGACCGGTGTCGAAGAACTTTCGGTCAAGGGTATTGCAGAAACGGTTGCTTTGGAATTCGGCACAGACCTGATGGCGCTTACAAGCAAGCGTCAGGATGCCGGTGTCGCCTTGCCGCGTAAGGTGGCAATGTACCTTTGCCGCGAAATGACGAATACCTCTCTTGTGAATATCGGTGAATTCTTTAACAGGGATTACTCTTCTGTTATCGCCGCAATCCGTTCACTTGCAAAGCAGATGGATAATGATGAAGACCTTGCCCGCAAGGTCAAGGATATCCGCTATTTGCTGGAAGCCTAG
- a CDS encoding type IV pilus twitching motility protein PilT, with product MAEQQQQPQLRIEKLLREMVNRGASDLHLRVGVPPVYRINGALQRPFDIKVDALLMDSFLDDIMNRDQKQRFEANKECDFAVGARDMGRFRVNVFRQRGSIAVVIRHIKAKIPAFSELHLPEIIPEMALTKRGLILVTGTTGSGKSTTLAAMLNYINQKEATNIITVEDPIEYLYKDEKSIISQREIGVDTNSYANALRAALRQDPDVLLVGEIRDLETMQIALTAADTGHMVFATIHTTNATETVHRVLSMYPPHQHDEIRLLLSEVLAGIISLRLLPTKDGNGRVPAAEILVNTAAIKEYIKDKEKNDLIEQAIAEGHLQYHSQTFDQALLKLYEEEKISLETAMNAATNPDDFDLKIRGISGTSERTWM from the coding sequence ATGGCCGAACAGCAGCAACAACCGCAACTTCGTATTGAAAAGCTCTTGCGCGAAATGGTGAATCGCGGTGCTTCTGACTTGCACTTGCGCGTAGGTGTTCCGCCTGTTTACCGTATTAACGGTGCCTTGCAGCGCCCCTTCGATATAAAGGTCGACGCATTGTTGATGGATTCCTTCTTGGATGATATCATGAACCGCGATCAAAAGCAACGCTTTGAAGCGAATAAGGAATGTGACTTTGCCGTGGGCGCCCGCGACATGGGTCGTTTCCGTGTGAACGTGTTCCGCCAGCGTGGTTCTATCGCAGTTGTGATTCGTCACATTAAGGCAAAAATTCCGGCATTCTCAGAACTTCATTTGCCTGAAATCATTCCCGAAATGGCTTTGACCAAGCGCGGTCTGATTCTCGTTACGGGTACGACTGGTTCGGGTAAGTCGACGACGCTCGCCGCCATGCTTAATTATATCAACCAGAAAGAAGCGACCAACATTATTACAGTTGAAGACCCGATCGAATACCTCTACAAAGATGAGAAGTCGATTATTTCGCAGCGTGAAATCGGCGTGGATACCAATTCCTACGCAAACGCCCTGCGTGCCGCGCTCCGTCAGGACCCGGATGTGCTTCTGGTGGGCGAAATTCGTGACCTTGAAACCATGCAGATTGCCTTGACCGCGGCCGATACGGGCCATATGGTGTTTGCTACGATTCATACCACGAATGCGACTGAAACGGTTCACCGTGTGCTTTCGATGTATCCGCCGCACCAGCACGACGAAATTCGCTTGCTGCTTTCTGAAGTGCTTGCCGGTATTATTTCGCTTCGCTTGTTGCCGACCAAGGATGGCAATGGCCGTGTGCCTGCTGCCGAAATTTTGGTGAATACGGCTGCCATCAAGGAATATATCAAGGACAAGGAAAAGAATGACTTGATTGAACAGGCGATTGCCGAAGGTCATTTGCAGTATCACAGCCAGACGTTCGACCAGGCTCTTCTCAAGCTTTACGAAGAAGAAAAGATTTCTTTGGAAACAGCTATGAATGCAGCCACGAACCCCGATGACTTCGATCTTAAGATTCGCGGTATTTCGGGTACTTCCGAACGTACTTGGATGTAG
- a CDS encoding U32 family peptidase C-terminal domain-containing protein, translated as MQKPELLAPAGDLVRMKYAFAYGADAVYAGQPAFSLRARENGFKNLDDLAAGIEYAHRLGKKFYLTSNVIPRNVKVEAFQNALLAAIDLKPDALIVADPGFVGWLREVRPEVEIHLSVQANTTNYLAAKFWHDLGVRRVILSRELRLSEILEIKNRLPDLELEVFVHGAVCMSMSGRCMLSNWVTRRDANQGACDNSCRMPYRLYANPEPQCEDYQEHEGSFSLQRTDRPELDPIALDEDTWGTYFMSSRDICAIDVIPELMAAGLDSFKIEGRTKSVYYLSQVVRAYRMAIDSCAAQMEQGVATESVKVSDDAYRAISFVDGRGFMPGFLRGPLPQNYECTHEEAPGGCVAAQVIAYDPNTKACRVNVKNPFSIEDSLELMTPSGMAPCKIDSMKDFKGGNVDRLHPGTEGWIFFSEDVKGLQENATFCFFVRNIT; from the coding sequence ATGCAAAAGCCTGAACTCTTAGCCCCTGCTGGCGACCTTGTTCGCATGAAGTACGCCTTTGCCTATGGCGCCGATGCCGTGTATGCGGGGCAGCCCGCTTTTTCGCTCCGTGCCCGTGAAAACGGCTTCAAGAATTTGGATGACCTTGCCGCGGGTATTGAATATGCCCACCGCTTGGGTAAAAAGTTTTATCTCACGAGTAACGTGATTCCTCGCAATGTGAAGGTGGAAGCTTTCCAGAACGCATTGCTTGCAGCCATTGACTTGAAACCCGATGCACTGATTGTGGCAGACCCTGGCTTTGTGGGTTGGTTGCGCGAAGTGCGACCCGAGGTCGAGATTCATTTGTCTGTGCAGGCGAATACGACCAATTACTTGGCGGCCAAGTTTTGGCACGACTTGGGCGTGCGTCGCGTCATCTTGAGTCGTGAACTTCGCTTGTCTGAAATCCTTGAAATCAAGAATCGCTTGCCGGATTTGGAACTGGAAGTGTTTGTGCATGGTGCGGTTTGTATGTCAATGTCTGGTCGCTGTATGCTCAGTAACTGGGTGACACGCCGCGATGCAAACCAGGGCGCCTGTGATAACAGTTGCCGTATGCCTTACCGCCTGTATGCCAATCCGGAACCGCAGTGCGAAGACTATCAGGAGCATGAAGGTTCCTTCAGCTTGCAGCGCACTGACCGCCCGGAATTGGACCCGATTGCCTTGGACGAAGACACTTGGGGAACGTACTTCATGAGCAGCCGCGATATTTGCGCTATCGACGTGATTCCGGAATTGATGGCGGCAGGCCTCGATTCGTTCAAGATCGAAGGTCGTACCAAGTCGGTGTATTACTTGAGCCAGGTGGTACGTGCTTACCGTATGGCAATCGATTCTTGTGCCGCTCAAATGGAACAGGGCGTTGCAACGGAATCGGTCAAGGTTTCGGACGACGCCTATCGCGCGATTTCGTTTGTAGACGGTCGCGGCTTTATGCCGGGATTCTTGCGCGGCCCCTTGCCGCAGAATTATGAATGCACTCACGAAGAAGCACCCGGTGGTTGCGTTGCCGCTCAGGTCATAGCCTATGACCCGAATACGAAAGCATGTCGCGTCAATGTCAAGAATCCGTTCTCGATAGAAGATTCCTTGGAGCTCATGACTCCTTCCGGAATGGCGCCTTGCAAAATTGATTCGATGAAGGATTTCAAGGGCGGAAATGTAGATCGCTTGCATCCGGGGACCGAAGGTTGGATTTTCTTTTCAGAAGATGTAAAAGGCCTTCAGGAAAACGCTACTTTTTGCTTTTTTGTGCGAAATATCACGTAA
- a CDS encoding carbohydrate-binding domain-containing protein: MGLTTLVAGGLIAGCSSDSSSTSPKDNLADATGIITNACVYDGYAAMQGASGETLCLDTEGTLAFWINADGSYGFPEATPGSTENNTADPIETSTDVGTTTPSDSTASTVDPAKDSTGTETASETSSCTTEKALYTVNGISYYKNDDGSLYYFDTDCNKTSLSTVAPASSSSVNSEGSETAASSTSQPGRSSSSETTTPVSSSSNATPNSSANVTPNSSATTTSNGNVPTITYAANGASVENNNNCVTVTGGEVVITCAGDYDFSGTYSGADAQIRVYSPKSDSGVYLNLRGLTLTNTADAPIYSQMSSKTFVVPKNGTTNTLSDGSTRTKSYTYVNSNNETKVDTTGACIYAKDDLTIKGEGTLIVKGNYNNGIHTSNDLRFRGATTINVTAVNNGLKGKGIVDIENGNITIAATNGDGIKSDEGEDEGSVVDNKGIVNIKGGNITITKAGDDGIQAYNYIIVQDSVSEPTIKVTSTGKGIVSDNRVYINAGKIDISSGDDGVHSNQNVYFNGGYTTIAAPKNDGVHADSTLMINDGTIYVTNSYEGLEAWYIKANGGITDVYGTDDAWNAAGGNDGSGNTNQGGQSNWGFGPGGGMGGRMGSSSGFLTITGGVHHAKTGSGDTDGIDSNGELTISGGVVIVECQISGGMGGSFDADGSASLTSKTVLGFSSGSSEKGTNYNVSFTTGNYYGTSNIAFKPTISGRYMVATTGQPAQVSNTSSYQKSVTFPSGSSVYYNE; encoded by the coding sequence TTGGGATTAACTACTCTTGTAGCAGGCGGTCTTATTGCCGGATGTTCGAGCGACAGCAGCTCTACCAGCCCCAAAGACAACCTCGCCGATGCTACAGGAATCATCACTAACGCATGCGTCTATGACGGCTACGCCGCCATGCAGGGCGCAAGCGGAGAAACACTTTGCCTCGATACCGAAGGGACACTTGCCTTCTGGATCAATGCAGACGGAAGCTACGGGTTTCCCGAAGCCACGCCGGGCTCCACTGAAAATAACACCGCAGATCCTATCGAAACCAGCACAGACGTAGGCACAACGACGCCTAGCGACTCTACGGCATCCACCGTCGATCCTGCAAAGGATTCAACGGGTACAGAAACTGCAAGCGAAACATCGTCTTGTACCACGGAAAAGGCGCTCTATACCGTAAACGGCATTTCTTACTACAAGAATGACGACGGAAGCCTGTATTACTTTGATACAGACTGCAACAAGACTTCTCTTTCGACGGTCGCACCGGCAAGCAGTTCTTCTGTAAATTCCGAAGGTTCTGAAACTGCCGCAAGTAGCACCTCTCAACCAGGCCGTTCCTCCTCTTCCGAGACGACAACGCCGGTATCGAGCAGTTCGAATGCAACGCCTAATAGCTCAGCAAACGTGACACCGAATAGCAGCGCCACCACCACTTCGAATGGTAACGTGCCGACAATTACCTATGCCGCAAATGGTGCAAGCGTAGAAAACAATAACAACTGCGTCACGGTTACCGGTGGCGAAGTCGTCATCACCTGTGCCGGCGACTATGACTTTAGCGGAACCTATAGCGGTGCCGACGCACAGATTCGTGTGTATTCTCCCAAGAGCGATTCGGGCGTTTACCTGAACCTGCGCGGACTCACGCTCACCAACACAGCTGACGCACCTATTTATTCGCAGATGTCCAGCAAGACGTTCGTGGTTCCGAAAAACGGTACCACCAACACGCTTAGCGACGGAAGCACCCGTACAAAGTCCTACACTTACGTGAATTCCAACAACGAAACGAAAGTGGATACCACCGGCGCCTGCATTTACGCCAAGGATGACTTGACCATTAAGGGCGAAGGCACCTTGATCGTGAAGGGCAACTACAACAACGGTATTCACACCAGCAACGACTTGCGCTTCCGCGGCGCCACAACAATCAACGTGACCGCCGTAAATAACGGCTTGAAGGGCAAGGGCATCGTGGATATCGAAAACGGCAACATTACCATCGCAGCAACCAACGGCGACGGCATCAAGAGTGACGAAGGTGAAGATGAGGGCTCTGTAGTAGACAACAAAGGCATTGTCAATATCAAGGGCGGCAACATCACCATTACCAAGGCAGGCGATGACGGCATCCAGGCTTACAACTATATCATCGTCCAAGACTCGGTTTCTGAGCCGACCATCAAAGTAACATCGACCGGCAAAGGCATCGTCTCTGACAACAGAGTTTACATCAATGCCGGAAAGATCGATATTTCCTCTGGTGACGACGGTGTTCATTCCAACCAGAACGTCTACTTTAACGGAGGCTACACGACCATTGCGGCTCCCAAGAACGACGGCGTACACGCCGACTCAACCCTCATGATTAACGACGGTACCATCTACGTGACCAATTCCTACGAAGGTCTCGAAGCCTGGTACATCAAGGCAAACGGCGGAATTACCGATGTCTACGGAACCGATGACGCCTGGAATGCAGCCGGCGGCAATGACGGATCCGGCAACACCAATCAAGGCGGCCAGTCAAACTGGGGATTCGGCCCCGGAGGCGGCATGGGTGGCAGAATGGGCAGCAGCAGCGGATTCTTGACCATTACGGGCGGCGTACACCACGCAAAGACTGGCTCCGGTGACACCGACGGCATTGACAGCAACGGCGAACTCACCATTTCTGGTGGCGTTGTCATCGTAGAATGCCAAATTAGCGGCGGCATGGGCGGCTCCTTCGATGCCGACGGTTCAGCAAGCCTCACCAGCAAAACGGTTCTCGGATTCAGTAGCGGTTCCTCGGAAAAGGGCACGAACTATAACGTGAGCTTTACAACCGGCAACTACTACGGAACCTCTAACATCGCATTCAAGCCCACCATATCGGGTAGATACATGGTCGCTACTACGGGTCAGCCCGCACAAGTAAGCAATACCTCCAGCTACCAGAAAAGCGTCACCTTCCCTTCAGGAAGCTCCGTCTACTACAACGAATAG
- a CDS encoding glycosyltransferase family 2 protein, with product MYSCSIIVIAYNSCDFIPACLKSVRDACENVDAQIIVLDNGSVSPILPEIKAYFPEVLWLDSKENLGFGKGCNLAEKHATKPYLFFINPDTVVSRDSFTKVLDFMEEHPESGTVGCRILNEDGSIQWACRRSFPTIVSAVSKTIGLAALFPKNKTLASYNMTFADPDKMIEVDAISGSFFCIRRELYESLGGFDEDFFMYGEDLDLCFRAKAAGCKNYYTPSTNILHFKGQSCRTRRWGSYVDFYKAMLIFVKKHKDLYFVPNFLVSFGILFAAFVGMFSRLIPKFWKMFLDLGVIAIWAFAFLGRGISVSRSCADMNLQGDAASGCINYAVVVKHSILDISQFEDWWLVGLVLIVNMVFLVFRGEYTVSSLKGDRLLRYLIPLNVLAVGGYLAFRYFTQTPIDIDEISLLPYDPRWIAVVASSSLVIPFALFVWRRFAFWINYFYRIFAKKRHRSILLGGSEDSLQSWFDRYNVIPGIEILGCVSSDPSKVSDENRQHLLGDLSSMESICNRTGCRELLVVSNLSGYREPFDIKWLDSLGLRVFLLIGNTKMGDFALVNLKYLH from the coding sequence ATGTATTCTTGCTCCATTATCGTTATTGCGTACAACTCCTGTGACTTTATTCCGGCTTGCCTAAAGTCCGTTCGCGATGCGTGCGAAAATGTGGATGCACAGATTATTGTTCTTGATAACGGTTCTGTCTCGCCGATTCTACCTGAAATCAAGGCTTATTTCCCCGAGGTTCTTTGGCTTGATTCCAAGGAAAACCTGGGATTCGGTAAGGGATGTAATCTTGCCGAAAAGCATGCGACCAAGCCGTATTTGTTCTTTATTAATCCCGATACGGTGGTGTCGCGTGATTCCTTTACCAAGGTGCTCGACTTTATGGAAGAACACCCGGAATCGGGTACGGTGGGTTGTCGTATTTTAAACGAAGATGGATCCATTCAATGGGCTTGCCGTCGATCTTTCCCGACGATTGTTTCTGCAGTGTCGAAGACGATTGGACTTGCTGCTCTTTTCCCGAAGAACAAGACTCTTGCAAGCTACAACATGACGTTTGCCGATCCCGACAAAATGATCGAGGTGGATGCCATCAGTGGTTCGTTCTTCTGCATCCGTCGTGAATTGTACGAATCTTTGGGCGGTTTTGACGAAGATTTCTTTATGTATGGCGAAGACTTGGATCTTTGCTTTAGAGCGAAAGCAGCTGGTTGCAAGAACTATTATACGCCTTCGACGAACATTCTGCATTTTAAGGGCCAAAGCTGCCGTACGCGTCGTTGGGGCTCTTATGTAGACTTCTACAAGGCGATGCTTATCTTTGTGAAAAAGCACAAGGACCTTTACTTTGTTCCGAACTTCCTCGTGTCATTCGGAATTCTTTTTGCGGCCTTTGTGGGAATGTTCTCGCGCTTGATTCCGAAGTTCTGGAAAATGTTCCTGGACCTGGGCGTCATTGCGATTTGGGCTTTCGCCTTCTTGGGTCGCGGCATTTCTGTCAGCCGTTCCTGTGCCGATATGAACTTGCAGGGGGATGCCGCTTCAGGGTGCATTAATTACGCCGTTGTTGTAAAGCATTCTATTTTGGATATTTCGCAGTTTGAAGATTGGTGGCTGGTCGGCTTGGTCCTGATCGTGAATATGGTGTTCCTTGTTTTCCGCGGAGAATATACGGTTTCAAGTCTCAAGGGCGATCGCTTGCTCCGTTACTTGATTCCGCTGAATGTCCTTGCCGTGGGCGGCTACCTGGCGTTCCGCTATTTTACCCAGACCCCGATTGATATCGACGAAATCAGCCTGTTACCTTACGATCCGCGCTGGATTGCGGTTGTCGCAAGTTCTAGCCTAGTTATTCCGTTTGCGCTTTTTGTCTGGAGACGCTTTGCGTTTTGGATAAACTATTTCTATCGAATCTTTGCCAAGAAACGCCATCGTTCCATTTTGCTTGGCGGTTCCGAAGATTCCCTGCAATCTTGGTTTGACCGTTACAATGTGATTCCGGGAATTGAAATCCTTGGCTGTGTGAGTTCTGACCCGTCCAAGGTATCCGATGAAAACCGCCAGCATCTGCTGGGCGACCTTTCTTCGATGGAATCAATTTGCAATCGTACCGGCTGTCGTGAACTTCTCGTGGTGTCCAATCTGTCGGGCTATCGCGAGCCTTTCGACATCAAATGGCTCGATAGTCTCGGTTTACGGGTGTTTTTGCTTATCGGAAACACCAAAATGGGCGATTTTGCCCTTGTAAACCTGAAATATTTGCACTAA